The genomic region GACTCATCAAACCTGAACCTATCATATTGAGAAGCTTGCTTTTCACAAGAACCTCCAGCATTAGTAAAGTCATTTCGGAAAATTGGATGCGAAAAACTGATTACGAGTCACCCGGACAACTCGGGCCCATCATTGACATCCACTGCTTGACTCTGGCATCAACGTCCGCCACGGTTCCCGTGGCATCTTCTTCGAACGCGTAACAAGCAACGGTGCTGCCACCACCGCCAATATCGGCAGAATAACCTGGGCACCAAACAATTGGCGCGCCACAACCACCGGTAACCGATACCCGGCTCTGCATGATGCTAACCGGACGGTCACCGTCAAACTTGGTTGTAGCATCGGTTGAAACTTGGCCCTGCTGAGATACGTAGCGAACGACACTTTCACCTTTAATCGTTTTATCCAAAATTCCATTTTCCAGATAACGTTCCTGGTTCGCGGCCAGATATACCGCCTCCACACCCGCATCGGCGACGTTTTGTGCCATAATCACTTGCTGAGTGTTTGACGCCATTAACTCCTGTAGTAAGCCCCCTCTCATCGCGGAGATTCCAATGATGGAGAGAATCAGCAGAATAATCAGGCTGACTAACAATGCCGCACCTTCTTGCCGTTTCATGCTTATGCCTGCCTTCTATTACGAATCAATATGGTCACACCGAACAAGCGACGCGGGATCTTGTCATCAAAGACATAGACTCGATCCGCTACCTGATAGCTTCTTTCTTGTTTAGGTACACTCTGATTCTCTTCGCCGCGAATAAGTAGAGCGATACGAATAGCGATGACCTGCTGTGGAGTGGTGATTTCATCCGCGGGGACATAAAGATTTGGAACACCATCATTATCATTGTCAATGCCATATAACAGCTGAAAGGCATCAACATTACTAATCATTGGCTGCGCTGCACCACCACCATTTCCCTCGCACATGAAATTGCCATCTTGGACATAATAACGATTCTGAATTTCCGGAAAGCCGTCACCATCGTCATCATCAACTTCACTCCCAGCACAATCTCGTTCATCCGCATTACCATCAAATGCGACGGTTATCGAGTCACTGACATTGCCTCCACCATCAACCCAGTATGCCGTATCAAGGGCATCTGGGACTTTGCTGGCATCGAGCTTTAAGCCATAATGTTCAATGTCGTTTTTTAACATCCACAGAACGAAACGCCCCGAATCCTGAATGTCGGCTAATTGTCGCTGCATGCGAAAGGTCTGGTTACTGCCAATAAACAGCTGACCAACGCCCGCCAACAAAATCAGACCCAACACCCCGGCAATCAACATTTCGACCATGGTGTAACCGCTTTGCTGTTTGGAATAGCGCCTTCTACTCATGGCACTACCTCCAACAACACACAGTCCTCATTCTCAGATATCGTCTCGAACTCTTGAGCACATAACGGATTATTGACCTTTTCTGTCTCAACCGTTTTATCTAATTCGGAAACCTGCCACGATACCGCGATGGTCAAACGGGTGCCGTTAATTTTTCCAAACACTTTTCCTTCAGGCAGCATTTCGTCTGCCAACGTGCACATTTCCCACACATCAAAAGCTGAAGATTGTTGGAAATTGCAGGCGCTGGCGTCGTTACCGTTGTGAGCCCGGCAATAAGTCCCGCCTGGAGGTGCATCCGCACAAGCAAAAGCGACCGCGATGTCATCTCCATCGGTGTTCTCGCCCATCGAAACAAAGTAATTCATGAACGCTGCCGTTGCGGCCAGCGGGCTAGCTTTGGTCGTGTCGAGTACGGGTTCGGTATCAGGATCGCCGTCGTCAATTAGCTCGGTATGATCTTTACCCCAAATGGGCTTTACCCACGGCGGAT from Permianibacter aggregans harbors:
- a CDS encoding PilX N-terminal domain-containing pilus assembly protein — translated: MKRQEGAALLVSLIILLILSIIGISAMRGGLLQELMASNTQQVIMAQNVADAGVEAVYLAANQERYLENGILDKTIKGESVVRYVSQQGQVSTDATTKFDGDRPVSIMQSRVSVTGGCGAPIVWCPGYSADIGGGGSTVACYAFEEDATGTVADVDARVKQWMSMMGPSCPGDS
- the pilV gene encoding type IV pilus modification protein PilV — its product is MRQTKFSSFPVRVSGRAQRGFSMIEVLIAVLVLAIGLLGVAALQMSSMKSGMEGYFRSQATALAEDLASRVRASREIAKSDNPPWVKPIWGKDHTELIDDGDPDTEPVLDTTKASPLAATAAFMNYFVSMGENTDGDDIAVAFACADAPPGGTYCRAHNGNDASACNFQQSSAFDVWEMCTLADEMLPEGKVFGKINGTRLTIAVSWQVSELDKTVETEKVNNPLCAQEFETISENEDCVLLEVVP
- a CDS encoding PilW family protein; this encodes MSRRRYSKQQSGYTMVEMLIAGVLGLILLAGVGQLFIGSNQTFRMQRQLADIQDSGRFVLWMLKNDIEHYGLKLDASKVPDALDTAYWVDGGGNVSDSITVAFDGNADERDCAGSEVDDDDGDGFPEIQNRYYVQDGNFMCEGNGGGAAQPMISNVDAFQLLYGIDNDNDGVPNLYVPADEITTPQQVIAIRIALLIRGEENQSVPKQERSYQVADRVYVFDDKIPRRLFGVTILIRNRRQA